In the genome of Gadus morhua chromosome 12, gadMor3.0, whole genome shotgun sequence, one region contains:
- the si:ch73-60h1.1 gene encoding uncharacterized protein si:ch73-60h1.1 isoform X1, producing the protein MMTLAAPSENLLVALTKEQLFCIADYYVIEVTIPKRANKDQLVDFLRERLKEKQVLSGVTPVELTSLTVPDQPLSNMSQLTFDEQKELLQMQLEHKKWVVVQELEQKRIEAFEREKDRLLEMERLKHTEHEQEQARELERTRLKLEAEGRGSAGQRSGLGSMIKFLPKFNERDPDVFFSLFENVAKNQDWSSEDKTLLLQTVLIGRAQEAFVALTFEERRSYDKVKEAVLKCYELVPEAYRQRFRNLRKFERQTHSEVARELASLFNRWLTAEGVVEFDGLRNLVMLEQFKNVVPERIVTYLNEHNVKTAAEAAVLADGYVLTHKNHLAYVRDYSQRYDNRRDDRDHRKDHRNVDAQVVRGNVGPPGRLVSVPLSKSEEDNKCNYCWQLGHWKIDCPALLARRKSRFTEMNREVKDVGCVASIPAAHLDDEPKGTTMSNYAPFITEGFVSMMGDDRIVPVKILRDTGSSESFICQSSLPFSSLSDTGSCVLIRGIGLHPFPVPLHKIKLHSGFVNGEVIIAVRPTLPVDDVDLIIGNNLGGDCVWPEKSCHFPVVESVTAASAGKVFVPELPPLAVRVDSEIIGAQKNGPSLEKYFAFATDQAEHGYSIKDGLLVCMWSPQEDTGGADQVLQVVMPVEYRDVGLKTAQGDASGLFGVRKTYNRVLQHFYWPRIKRYVAGYVKTGYACQLAGKPNVSIKPAPLQPTLGSPFGAKYSGPFTVLRKISKSNYAVSTPEHRKRKQHCHVDLLEPYYSSPLQVVGEITAASPVALAFGVGVPDVSQVAAADGVKIGW; encoded by the coding sequence ATGATGACTTTGGCTGCTCCATCAGAGAATTTATTGGTAGCGTTGACAAAAGAGCAGTTGTTTTGTATAGCAGATTATTATGTGATTGAGGTGACCATTCCAAAGAGGGCTAATAAAGATCAGTTAGTGGATTTCCTTCGGGAGCGTTTAAAGGAGAAACAGGTGTTGTCTGGGGTTACACCTGTAGAGCTAACGTCATTGACGGTGCCTGACCAACCGTTGTCCAACATGAGTCAACTAACGTTTGATGAGCAAAAAGAACTTTTGCAAATGCAGTTAGAACATAAGAAATGGGTGGTGGTGCAGGAGTTGGAGCAGAAGAGGATCGAGGCTttcgaaagagagaaagatcgaTTGCTTGAGATGGAGCGGCTTAAGCATACCGAGCATGAACAAGAACAAGCTCGAGAGCTTGAGCGCACCAGGCTTAAGTTGGAAGCTGAGGGTAGAGGCAGTGCCGGCCAGCGTTCAGGCTTGGGAAGTATGATTAAGTTCCTTCCAAAGTTCAATGAGCGTGATCCCGATGTCTTCTTTTCACTATTTGAAAATGTTGCTAAAAATCAAGATTGGAGTAGCGAGGATAAAACTCTGCTGTTACAGACTGTTCTAATTGGCCGGGCACAAGAAGCGTTTGTGGCTTTGACTTTTGAAGAAAGGAGAAGTTATGATAAAGTAAAAGAGGCTGTGCTGAAGTGCTATGAACTTGTTCCAGAAGCATACAGACAGCGTTTTCGCAATTTACGAAAATTCGAAAGGCAAACTCATTCGGAGGTAGCCAGGGAGCTCGCAAGTCTTTTCAATCGCTGGCTCACTGCAGAGGGTGTTGTTGAATTCGATGGCTTGCGTAATTTAGTGATGCTGGAACAGTTCAAAAACGTAGTGCCAGAACGCATTGTTACATATCTTAACGAGCATAACGTGAAGACCGCAGCCGAGGCTGCTGTCCTCGCTGATGGCTATGTGTTGACTCACAAGAATCACTTAGCCTATGTACGAGACTACTCGCAACGGTATGACAATCGCAGAGATGACCGCGACCACCGCAAAGATCACCGCAACGTTGATGCGCAGGTGGTTCGTGGAAATGTGGGTCCTCCTGGAAGGTTGGTTTCTGTGCCTCTTAGCAAAAGTGAAGAAGAcaataaatgtaattattgttgGCAATTGGGCCATTGGAAAATTGATTGTCCAGCTTTGCTTGCTCGCAGAAAGAGTAGGTTTACAGAAATGAATAGGGAAGTCAAGGACGTCGGCTGTGTGGCTTCGATTCCTGCTGCGCATTTGGATGATGAACCTAAAGGAACAACCATGTCTAACTATGCTCCTTTCATTACAGAGGGGTTTGTGTCAATGATGGGAGATGATCGTATAGTGCCAGTAAAAATACTGCGTGACACAGGATCATCTGAGAGTTTTATATGTCAATCGTCTTTGCCTTTCTCCTCTTTATCGGACACTGGGAGCTGTGTTCTGATTCGGGGAATTGGCCTTCATCCGTTTCCAGTGCCATTGCACAAAATTAAGTTACATTCTGGATTTGTGAATGGCGAAGTGATTATCGCTGTACGTCCGACTCTGCCTGTAGATGATGTTGACCTGATTATTGGAAATAATTTGGGGGGGGATTGCGTATGGCCTGAGAAGTCATGTCATTTTCCGGTGGTGGAATCAGTAACTGCAGCATCTGCAGGTAAAGTGTTTGTCCCAGAGTTACCACCATTGGCCGTGAGAGTTGACAGTGAGATAATTGGCGCACAGAAGAATGGTCCAAGTCTTGAGAAGTATTTTGCATTTGCCACTGATCAAGCCGAGCATGGGTATTCGATCAAGGATGGGTTATTGGTGTGCATGTGGTCACCTCAGGAAGACACGGGTGGGGCAGATCAGGTGTTGCAGGTGGTGATGCCTGTAGAGTACCGTGATGTAGGGTTGAAAACTGCGCAAGGGGATGCGTCTGGACTTTTTGGTGTGAGAAAGACCTACAATCGTGTGTTACAGCATTTCTATTGGCCACGTATTAAAAGATATGTAGCGGGGTACGTTAAAACTGGTTATGCTTGTCAACTGGCAGGTAAACCAAATGTGTCCATTAAACCTGCGCCGCTACAACCCACTCTGGGCTCGCCATTTGGGGCGAAATACTCTGGTCCGTTCACTGTCCTGCGTAAAATCTCGAAGAGTAACTATGCGGTGTCTACTCCTGAGCACAGGAAGAGAAAACAACACTGTCATGTCGATCTACTAGAACCGTATTATTCCTCGCCATTGCAGGTGGTGGGTGAGATAACTGCGGCTAGTCCTGTGGCGCTCGCTTTTGGGGTGGGCGTGCCTGATGTTTCGCAGGTGGCAGCTGCGGATGGGGTGAAGATCGGGTGGTGA